From a region of the Thermosipho melanesiensis BI429 genome:
- the prfB gene encoding peptide chain release factor 2: MIDYELKQRIDEVKKRYEDIVKVFHPEDKKKELEELEKLMGESDFWNDQKRAKEISQNAQRIRKIIDDMVDIENKLEDLEAGLELLEEDATFLDTIKQLIDDIERKVKTFELELILNEKFDSSNAYLSIHPGAGGTESQDWASMLLRMYMRWAERRGFDVQIVDYQPGEEAGIKSAMLYIKGEYVYGYLKYERGVHRLVRISPFDANKRRHTSFASVNVMPEIEDDIDVEINPEDLRIDTYRASGAGGQYVNKTESAVRITHIPTGIVVTCQTERSQLQNKETAMKVLKARLYQLELEKRQKQLEEIQGELKDISWGNQIRSYVFQPYTMVKDHRTNVETGNIDAVMDGDIDIFIESELIFFAKSKNKK, from the coding sequence ATGATAGATTACGAATTAAAACAGAGAATTGATGAAGTGAAGAAAAGATATGAAGATATTGTAAAAGTATTTCACCCAGAAGATAAAAAAAAGGAATTGGAAGAACTTGAAAAATTAATGGGTGAGTCTGATTTTTGGAATGATCAAAAAAGAGCAAAGGAGATTTCTCAAAATGCTCAAAGGATTAGAAAGATAATAGATGATATGGTAGATATTGAGAATAAACTTGAAGATTTGGAGGCGGGTTTAGAACTTTTAGAAGAAGATGCAACGTTTTTGGATACTATAAAACAACTAATTGATGATATAGAGAGAAAGGTCAAAACATTCGAACTTGAATTGATACTAAATGAGAAGTTTGACTCGAGTAACGCATATCTTTCCATACATCCTGGGGCAGGTGGAACGGAATCGCAGGATTGGGCATCTATGTTGCTTAGAATGTATATGAGATGGGCTGAAAGAAGAGGATTTGATGTTCAAATAGTTGACTATCAACCGGGAGAAGAGGCGGGAATAAAAAGTGCAATGTTGTATATAAAAGGAGAATATGTGTATGGATATCTTAAGTACGAAAGAGGAGTACACAGGTTAGTTAGAATATCTCCATTTGATGCTAATAAAAGGAGGCATACATCTTTTGCATCGGTTAATGTTATGCCTGAAATAGAGGACGATATTGATGTAGAAATTAATCCGGAAGATTTGAGGATAGACACATATAGAGCTTCTGGTGCAGGTGGCCAATATGTAAATAAAACTGAATCGGCCGTTAGAATAACACATATACCAACAGGTATAGTAGTTACTTGTCAGACAGAAAGATCGCAATTACAAAACAAAGAAACTGCTATGAAAGTTTTAAAAGCTAGGTTGTATCAATTAGAATTGGAAAAAAGACAAAAACAATTAGAGGAAATACAAGGAGAGCTGAAAGATATTTCATGGGGGAATCAAATTAGATCTTATGTTTTTCAACCGTACACAATGGTAAAAGATCATAGAACCAATGTAGAGACTGGTAACATTGATGCAGTAATGGATGGAGATATAGATATTTTTATTGAAAGTGAATTAATTTTCTTTGCAAAAAGTAAAAACAAAAAATAG
- the minD gene encoding septum site-determining protein MinD, which produces MAKVYVLTSGKGGVGKTTVTANLGCSLAKEGNRVCLIDADVGLKNLDVVLGLENRIIYTILDVVNGNISAKDALVRHKNLKNLFLLPASQIATKEMITPEDMISIVEALKDDFDYVLIDSPAGIERGFRNAIAPADFAIIVTTPELPAISDADRVIGLLENNGFDDKDIVLILNKFKVNMAKKGEMLSEMDVQRALAIDLIGIIPESDEVIISTNRGMPLVLENSNGLSNNFENIVKRLKGEEIPLELDLPSSANFISKIFSFFKKR; this is translated from the coding sequence ATGGCGAAGGTTTATGTTCTTACTTCAGGGAAAGGTGGTGTTGGAAAAACTACTGTAACTGCGAATTTGGGGTGTTCTCTTGCAAAAGAAGGAAATAGAGTTTGTTTAATAGATGCTGATGTTGGATTAAAAAACTTAGATGTTGTTTTGGGATTGGAAAATAGGATAATTTACACTATTTTAGATGTTGTAAATGGAAATATTTCTGCCAAAGATGCTTTAGTTAGACACAAAAATTTGAAAAATTTGTTTTTACTGCCAGCATCACAGATAGCGACTAAAGAAATGATTACCCCTGAGGATATGATAAGTATTGTTGAAGCGTTAAAAGATGACTTTGATTATGTGTTAATAGATTCTCCTGCGGGTATTGAAAGAGGGTTTAGGAATGCAATTGCGCCTGCTGATTTTGCAATTATTGTTACTACACCGGAACTTCCTGCTATTTCTGATGCGGATAGGGTAATTGGTCTTTTGGAAAATAATGGGTTTGATGATAAGGATATAGTCTTGATTTTGAACAAATTCAAAGTAAATATGGCCAAAAAGGGAGAGATGCTTTCTGAAATGGATGTTCAGAGAGCACTTGCTATTGATTTGATAGGAATTATTCCTGAATCCGATGAAGTAATTATTTCAACTAATCGTGGCATGCCTTTGGTATTAGAAAATTCAAATGGTCTATCAAATAATTTTGAGAATATTGTGAAAAGATTAAAAGGTGAAGAAATACCATTAGAATTGGATCTTCCTTCTTCAGCCAATTTTATTTCAAAGATATTTTCTTTCTTCAAAAAGAGGTGA
- a CDS encoding trigger factor protein codes for MWMLDIFKKHDKKNSREEALKRLENVMSRRREIVQRIPHEVFEKSSEEIKQEVVKIVSSKFNVPIERVKVDCQEEDGYVVIVTNINFK; via the coding sequence ATGTGGATGTTAGATATTTTTAAAAAACATGACAAAAAAAATTCAAGAGAAGAAGCGTTAAAAAGACTGGAGAATGTAATGAGTAGAAGAAGGGAGATTGTTCAGAGAATTCCACATGAGGTTTTTGAAAAAAGCTCTGAAGAGATAAAACAAGAAGTTGTAAAAATTGTATCTTCAAAGTTTAATGTACCAATTGAGAGGGTGAAGGTTGATTGTCAAGAAGAAGATGGATATGTTGTAATAGTAACAAATATAAATTTCAAGTAA
- a CDS encoding class I SAM-dependent methyltransferase, whose amino-acid sequence MRFVVTTSYNPNRELVEKAKKLAKEYGVKYVNRNHLTKYIKRSLIDFYYVIDKKGMLSIKWEDGEFFFHQGIAKIRMENIKHGQKDYLIEAISPKESDIVYDATCGLASEALLIANYAKKVVATEGSKHIYRVVKWGLLYYISGENWVNNAKKKIELVNENYKSYIRRVEDNAFDIVYCDPMFENPIYESNSLNPLRSFAIYESLNTEDLEEMLRISRKKVVIKTLKKDSLYDKIKEYFDKEYLVRKNGVVYGVINKLEV is encoded by the coding sequence ATGAGGTTTGTGGTTACAACATCTTACAATCCAAATAGAGAACTTGTAGAGAAAGCAAAAAAACTGGCGAAAGAATACGGCGTAAAATATGTTAATAGAAATCATCTTACTAAATATATAAAAAGAAGTCTGATTGATTTTTATTATGTTATTGATAAAAAGGGTATGCTAAGTATTAAGTGGGAAGATGGAGAGTTCTTTTTTCATCAAGGTATAGCGAAAATTAGAATGGAAAATATAAAGCATGGGCAAAAAGATTATCTTATAGAAGCAATTAGTCCAAAAGAAAGTGACATAGTTTATGATGCAACATGTGGATTAGCTTCTGAAGCGCTTTTAATAGCAAATTATGCGAAAAAGGTTGTGGCAACGGAGGGCTCAAAGCATATATATAGAGTGGTGAAATGGGGACTTTTATATTACATTTCAGGGGAAAATTGGGTTAATAATGCAAAGAAAAAGATAGAGTTGGTAAATGAAAATTATAAAAGTTATATTAGAAGAGTAGAAGATAATGCTTTTGATATAGTTTATTGTGACCCTATGTTTGAAAATCCAATTTACGAGAGTAATTCGTTAAATCCTCTAAGATCGTTTGCAATTTATGAGTCCTTGAATACCGAGGATTTAGAAGAGATGTTGAGAATTTCAAGAAAAAAGGTAGTAATAAAAACATTAAAGAAAGATAGCCTATATGATAAGATAAAGGAGTATTTTGATAAAGAATATTTGGTTAGGAAAAATGGTGTTGTATATGGAGTAATAAATAAATTGGAGGTGTAG
- the ftsY gene encoding signal recognition particle-docking protein FtsY: MGFFEKFKKGLQKTRETFFGKIKEVLSGKKLDEEVKEEIEELLILSDVGVEATEYIIKKIEESSGEDAYETLKKVLVEMLSDNTELNLFEKPTVINMVGVNGSGKTTTAGKLASYFSKNGKSVVLAACDTFRAAAIDQLKVWGERTNSTVIAHQEGADSAAVAFDAVNHAISKNKDIVILDTAGRLHTKKNLMEELRKINRVIKKKLESAPHEILLVIDAVTGQNGLQQAKIFKEFVNITGIVLTKLDGTAKGGIAIAIVKELGIPIKFVGLGEGVDDLKPFDAEDFVNALLEGE, from the coding sequence ATGGGTTTTTTTGAGAAATTTAAAAAAGGCCTTCAAAAAACAAGAGAAACCTTTTTTGGAAAGATAAAGGAGGTGTTGAGTGGGAAAAAATTAGATGAAGAGGTAAAAGAAGAAATTGAGGAGCTTTTGATATTATCAGATGTTGGAGTTGAAGCAACAGAGTATATTATTAAGAAAATTGAGGAAAGCAGTGGGGAAGATGCTTATGAAACTTTAAAGAAAGTATTAGTTGAGATGTTAAGTGATAATACTGAATTAAATTTATTTGAAAAGCCTACTGTAATTAATATGGTTGGAGTTAATGGTTCGGGGAAGACTACTACTGCTGGAAAGTTGGCATCATATTTTTCAAAAAATGGGAAATCTGTTGTTTTAGCTGCGTGCGATACTTTTAGAGCAGCCGCAATTGATCAATTAAAGGTTTGGGGTGAGAGGACAAATTCAACTGTAATTGCTCACCAAGAAGGAGCAGATTCAGCGGCAGTTGCTTTTGATGCTGTAAATCATGCTATCTCGAAAAATAAAGATATTGTAATTCTTGATACCGCGGGTAGATTGCATACTAAAAAGAATCTAATGGAAGAATTAAGAAAGATAAATAGGGTGATAAAGAAAAAGTTAGAAAGTGCACCCCATGAAATATTATTGGTGATTGATGCTGTTACAGGGCAGAATGGATTACAACAGGCAAAAATATTTAAAGAATTTGTGAATATAACTGGTATTGTGTTGACAAAGTTGGATGGTACTGCAAAGGGAGGAATTGCAATTGCGATAGTAAAAGAATTGGGAATTCCTATTAAGTTTGTTGGTCTAGGGGAAGGAGTTGATGATTTAAAACCGTTTGACGCAGAAGATTTTGTTAATGCATTGTTAGAAGGTGAATAA
- a CDS encoding DUF2225 domain-containing protein — protein sequence MESLWDKTYKCPICGNEFTSKKVRIDSVKISGYDDDLKPNYVEVNPFLYEIVVCSNCCYAEYEPKFEENVNILEKEKIVDALEKLKGKLSNVKKHFTGERDIDLALKAYGIVVILSTVTKRYCKLADAYLKIAWLFREKEDKEQENIALAHALRSFEECYLKSNLPEGKPEEKVLFYLGELNRYFERRAEAVKWFSILVKKYGRSSSYYAKVGRDRWQSLRQ from the coding sequence ATGGAATCGTTGTGGGATAAGACATATAAATGTCCTATTTGTGGGAATGAGTTTACAAGTAAAAAGGTGAGAATAGATTCTGTGAAGATATCGGGATACGATGATGATTTGAAACCAAATTATGTAGAGGTGAACCCTTTTTTGTATGAAATAGTCGTGTGTTCCAACTGTTGCTATGCAGAATATGAACCGAAATTTGAGGAAAATGTTAATATATTGGAAAAAGAAAAGATAGTAGATGCATTGGAAAAGTTGAAGGGGAAACTTTCAAATGTAAAGAAGCATTTTACAGGTGAAAGAGATATTGATTTAGCTTTAAAGGCTTATGGAATCGTTGTGATATTGTCAACGGTTACTAAAAGATATTGTAAGCTTGCAGATGCATATTTGAAAATCGCTTGGTTGTTTAGAGAAAAAGAAGATAAAGAACAGGAAAATATTGCACTTGCTCATGCATTGAGAAGTTTTGAGGAGTGTTATTTAAAATCTAATCTTCCTGAAGGTAAACCCGAGGAAAAAGTGTTATTTTACCTTGGAGAGTTAAATAGGTATTTTGAAAGAAGAGCTGAGGCGGTAAAGTGGTTTTCTATTCTTGTAAAAAAGTACGGAAGAAGTTCGTCTTATTATGCAAAGGTGGGAAGAGATAGATGGCAAAGTTTACGGCAATAA
- a CDS encoding 3D domain-containing protein produces MAKFTAIILMLLLLFSCNYVTYEQFSQLENRVYTLENIIQEYDDRISVLEKDYNKVFNNLENSLKELENKLKKIDVKKIDYLDDFTKKIAIRITNIENQLNKITAELTSYNIRGIIYRINDVEGLVQKLNLNEVKNILDEAIERYNNGYIKIMELEDKVREIQVEVQSLGQTLEEVDSIGGNEGNIPALQILNKLEKIDYLENTVNDLLLKIDRFSSREGLEKELSLVKQINSEIMFLKQNFNREDIIDILKLRQGYILYIVRSGDSLYSISKNYNLGSNGVERLISFNAISDPRRIMPGQVLKIPVDNFKNFLNLPIEINPENVLGYFGETKKGVTNLGIDIDAPGKKVYPILVGRVTIKGDNVLYVDHGNGILGIYKGIETNYKENDWVDINKPLGKIKKIFHFELWVDGEPKDPLKLLFEYKEKFKVTFYTPWDDGKIPYYPTFRLTRSGTIAREWVTAAVDPGIIPLGSYIYIPQFKKIFVAEDTGSLIRGKRIDIYIEDVNIARHYSVKDLDVFILKNGGI; encoded by the coding sequence ATGGCAAAGTTTACGGCAATAATTTTGATGTTGCTTTTGTTATTTTCTTGTAATTATGTGACATATGAACAATTCAGTCAATTAGAAAATAGAGTTTATACTTTAGAAAATATTATACAAGAGTATGACGATAGGATTAGTGTTTTGGAAAAGGATTACAATAAGGTTTTTAATAATCTTGAAAATAGTTTAAAAGAATTGGAAAATAAATTAAAAAAGATAGATGTTAAAAAAATAGATTATTTAGATGATTTTACAAAAAAAATCGCAATCCGGATTACTAATATAGAAAATCAATTGAACAAGATAACTGCAGAGCTTACTTCTTACAATATTAGGGGAATTATTTATAGAATAAACGATGTAGAGGGATTGGTTCAAAAGCTTAATCTAAACGAAGTAAAGAACATTTTAGATGAAGCTATAGAGAGATACAATAATGGTTATATAAAGATAATGGAATTGGAAGATAAGGTAAGAGAAATACAGGTTGAAGTACAATCTTTGGGTCAGACTTTGGAGGAAGTAGATAGTATTGGTGGTAATGAAGGGAATATTCCTGCACTACAAATTTTAAATAAACTAGAAAAGATAGATTATTTGGAGAATACGGTTAATGATTTGCTTTTAAAGATTGACAGATTTTCTTCAAGAGAGGGTTTAGAAAAGGAATTATCACTGGTTAAACAGATAAATTCTGAAATAATGTTTTTGAAGCAAAATTTTAATAGAGAAGATATAATAGATATTTTGAAATTAAGACAAGGGTATATTTTGTATATTGTGAGAAGTGGAGATTCATTGTACAGTATAAGTAAGAATTATAATTTGGGAAGTAATGGCGTCGAAAGATTAATTTCGTTTAATGCAATAAGTGATCCAAGAAGAATTATGCCTGGACAAGTGTTAAAAATTCCTGTAGATAATTTCAAGAATTTTTTGAATTTACCTATAGAAATAAATCCTGAGAATGTTTTAGGATATTTTGGTGAGACAAAAAAAGGCGTTACAAATTTAGGAATAGATATTGATGCACCTGGTAAAAAAGTTTATCCAATTTTAGTTGGTCGTGTAACAATAAAAGGCGATAATGTTTTATATGTTGATCATGGAAATGGAATTCTTGGTATATATAAAGGGATTGAAACTAATTACAAAGAAAACGATTGGGTAGATATAAATAAACCATTGGGAAAGATTAAAAAGATTTTTCATTTTGAATTATGGGTGGATGGGGAACCGAAGGATCCGTTAAAACTTCTTTTTGAATATAAAGAGAAGTTTAAAGTAACATTTTATACTCCTTGGGATGATGGAAAGATACCATATTATCCGACGTTTAGATTAACTCGTTCGGGAACAATTGCAAGAGAATGGGTAACTGCTGCTGTTGATCCGGGGATAATACCACTTGGTAGTTATATATACATTCCTCAATTTAAAAAGATTTTTGTGGCAGAAGATACTGGAAGTTTAATAAGGGGTAAACGAATAGATATTTATATAGAAGATGTCAATATAGCACGTCATTATAGTGTCAAAGACTTGGATGTATTTATATTAAAAAATGGAGGTATATAA
- a CDS encoding RrF2 family transcriptional regulator has translation MAVTMKSEYALRLLLLLSLDEKLVSTRELISKCKADIPYEFAQKILSRLVSSGILSSSRGKFGGYKLTKKPSEITIYDIVSAVDDISTVITCFVEPGKMKLEPEICTVNEIWQIVMEKFSKSLMSVTLEDLKKSYLKKCEEFGRRNKL, from the coding sequence ATGGCCGTAACAATGAAAAGTGAGTATGCATTGAGACTACTACTTCTTTTATCTTTAGATGAAAAACTGGTAAGTACGAGAGAGTTAATATCAAAGTGTAAGGCTGATATACCTTATGAATTTGCTCAAAAGATTTTGTCAAGGCTTGTTTCATCTGGAATTTTATCCTCATCTAGGGGAAAATTTGGAGGGTATAAATTAACAAAAAAGCCGTCAGAGATCACAATTTATGATATAGTTAGTGCTGTTGATGATATTTCAACTGTAATTACATGTTTTGTTGAGCCTGGTAAAATGAAGTTAGAACCTGAAATTTGCACAGTAAATGAAATTTGGCAGATTGTCATGGAAAAGTTTTCAAAATCATTAATGTCTGTTACGTTGGAAGATTTAAAGAAGTCATATTTGAAAAAATGTGAGGAGTTTGGAAGGAGGAATAAATTATAA
- the mnmA gene encoding tRNA 2-thiouridine(34) synthase MnmA: MKVGVALSGGVDSAVALYLLKKKGYAVTAYHLKTVPDSLYLTKQIKHKVCCSPSDTFDAKKVAQKFGVELKIIHVENVFRETIIKYFINEYKRGRTPNPCFFCNDWIKFGVLLERIIQDGNDYVASGHYALLRDGKLYKAKNKEKDQSYFLASIKREKLGYLVFPNGEYNKDEIRNIAKDLNIHIHSKEDSQDLCFIPDNNIYGFLKENGVGFKEGLIIDTKGNILGTHKGLSNYTIGQRKIGIAVRERMYVLRKDFEKNLLVVGKKGEVFNNKFTVSKLNFLQDVYKKIEGYVKVRKKFKEVKCRVYVDNDNLYVETREPIFAITPGQIAVIYDEDGAVIVSGVIEKEGWNGFESFN; this comes from the coding sequence ATAAAGGTAGGAGTAGCGTTAAGTGGAGGAGTAGATAGTGCTGTTGCTCTTTATCTTTTGAAAAAAAAGGGATATGCTGTAACAGCATATCATTTAAAAACGGTTCCAGATTCGTTATATTTAACTAAACAGATCAAACACAAGGTTTGTTGTAGTCCATCGGACACATTTGATGCCAAAAAAGTTGCACAAAAGTTTGGGGTAGAACTAAAAATAATACATGTGGAGAATGTTTTTAGGGAAACTATAATTAAGTATTTTATTAATGAGTATAAAAGAGGAAGAACTCCAAACCCTTGTTTTTTTTGTAATGATTGGATAAAGTTTGGAGTTTTGCTTGAGAGAATAATCCAAGATGGAAACGATTATGTGGCCTCTGGTCATTACGCGCTTTTAAGGGATGGAAAATTGTATAAAGCAAAAAATAAAGAGAAAGATCAATCGTATTTTTTGGCATCTATAAAAAGGGAAAAATTAGGTTACTTAGTTTTTCCGAATGGAGAATATAACAAAGATGAAATTAGAAATATTGCAAAAGATTTGAATATTCACATACATTCAAAGGAAGATTCTCAAGATTTATGTTTTATTCCCGATAATAATATTTATGGATTTTTAAAGGAAAATGGAGTAGGGTTCAAGGAAGGGTTAATAATTGATACTAAAGGAAACATTTTGGGAACACATAAAGGATTGTCAAATTATACTATCGGTCAAAGGAAAATAGGTATAGCTGTAAGGGAACGTATGTATGTGTTAAGAAAAGATTTTGAAAAGAATTTACTTGTTGTTGGGAAAAAAGGAGAGGTGTTTAACAATAAGTTTACAGTATCGAAACTGAATTTTTTGCAAGATGTATATAAAAAGATAGAAGGATATGTTAAAGTAAGAAAAAAATTCAAAGAAGTAAAATGTAGGGTATATGTAGATAATGATAATTTGTATGTGGAAACAAGAGAGCCTATTTTTGCTATTACTCCAGGGCAAATAGCGGTTATTTATGATGAAGATGGAGCAGTAATTGTATCAGGGGTTATAGAAAAGGAGGGATGGAATGGATTTGAAAGTTTTAATTGA
- the hpt gene encoding hypoxanthine phosphoribosyltransferase produces MDLKVLIDKEKLARRIKEMGREITEYYKGKTETIHTVCVLKGAIHFFSDLVENIDLNVEYSFIHVSSYSGMESTGRIRVKSWIDEPIEGKHVLVVEDILDTGQTLSYILGYLKRYNPKDLKVATLLKKSSKKPLVGADFIGFDIEDKFVVGYGLDFDEKFRNIPYIGYME; encoded by the coding sequence ATGGATTTGAAAGTTTTAATTGATAAGGAAAAATTGGCAAGACGTATTAAAGAGATGGGAAGGGAAATAACGGAATATTATAAGGGAAAAACGGAGACAATCCATACGGTATGCGTTTTAAAAGGAGCAATTCATTTCTTTTCTGACCTTGTTGAGAATATTGATTTAAATGTTGAATATTCCTTTATCCACGTTTCTAGTTACAGTGGAATGGAGTCTACAGGAAGGATAAGGGTAAAAAGTTGGATTGATGAACCAATAGAAGGGAAACATGTCTTGGTTGTTGAGGATATTTTAGATACTGGTCAAACTTTGTCATATATTTTAGGATATTTAAAGAGATATAATCCTAAAGATTTGAAAGTTGCAACTTTATTAAAAAAGTCTTCAAAAAAACCGTTAGTTGGAGCAGATTTTATTGGTTTTGATATTGAAGACAAATTTGTAGTTGGATATGGTTTGGATTTTGATGAAAAATTTAGAAATATTCCATACATAGGTTACATGGAATGA
- a CDS encoding LCP family protein — MKKAIFLLIGVIVVLFSLSVVFIPWMRLILYVIYSPLNEETNFLVLGLDKDIQGTRRTDVIMFVSVNSKSKEIRITSVPRDLIINGKKINSYYQRNGLENLIGLIEGFFGKKVDRYVIVDYDVIKIIGDEIGPIEVYVNQPMKYTDYSQNLVINFEPGLHKLYGEELLAFMRFRKDYNGDLGRIERQKYIIEQLLKTALKKDIFTLSRTFKKVFDLTETNVKTSELVFLAVNFRDRFNLKGISFPVEYDVDGNIYPGDMKQLKEKYSQNVQDKENEYVFYIVNNTEYQTRIYNVNLYYMWKAAGVIPEAIFFLDKKIWNYPNDLVYILNEKVSIESVKKIVKTVHPKRNFVIKYAKDDLEGYYKLIDLLTSSRNYIDFPVDFIVILH, encoded by the coding sequence ATGAAGAAAGCTATTTTTTTATTAATAGGTGTTATAGTAGTTTTATTTTCATTGAGTGTAGTTTTTATCCCCTGGATGCGCTTAATTTTATATGTAATATACTCTCCTCTTAATGAGGAGACTAATTTTTTGGTGTTAGGTTTGGATAAGGATATTCAAGGGACGAGAAGAACAGATGTAATTATGTTTGTAAGTGTAAATTCCAAAAGTAAAGAGATAAGAATAACAAGTGTTCCAAGAGATTTGATTATCAATGGTAAAAAAATTAATTCATATTATCAAAGAAATGGTTTAGAAAATCTTATAGGGCTAATTGAAGGATTTTTTGGGAAAAAAGTGGATAGATACGTAATAGTTGATTACGATGTGATAAAAATCATAGGTGATGAGATTGGTCCTATTGAGGTATATGTAAATCAGCCAATGAAATATACAGATTATTCACAAAATCTGGTAATTAATTTTGAGCCAGGTTTACATAAATTGTATGGAGAAGAGTTACTTGCTTTTATGCGTTTCAGAAAGGATTATAACGGTGATTTGGGAAGAATAGAGAGACAAAAATATATTATTGAGCAACTTTTAAAAACTGCGTTGAAAAAAGATATTTTTACATTATCAAGGACTTTTAAAAAGGTGTTTGATTTAACGGAAACTAATGTGAAAACTTCTGAATTGGTATTTTTAGCTGTAAATTTTAGGGATAGATTTAATTTAAAGGGTATATCTTTTCCTGTTGAATACGATGTAGATGGTAACATATATCCTGGAGATATGAAACAGTTAAAGGAAAAATATTCCCAAAATGTTCAAGATAAGGAAAATGAATATGTTTTTTATATAGTCAACAATACAGAATATCAAACAAGGATATATAATGTAAATTTATATTACATGTGGAAAGCTGCAGGAGTTATTCCAGAAGCTATATTTTTCTTGGATAAGAAAATTTGGAATTATCCTAATGATTTAGTGTATATTTTAAATGAAAAAGTTAGTATTGAAAGTGTAAAGAAGATTGTAAAAACAGTGCATCCAAAGAGGAATTTTGTTATTAAATATGCTAAAGATGATTTAGAAGGGTATTATAAATTAATTGATTTACTTACAAGCAGTAGAAATTACATAGATTTTCCCGTTGATTTTATTGTAATTCTTCATTGA
- the nfi gene encoding endonuclease V, which produces MEYKKLHSWKLIPEKAIELQKLLSKKLTFKPLSKEINLVAGVDLSFVKDYGLAVIVILDKNMELIKVYHHIEKITFPYIPGLLAFREGPIFLKAWKKVNHNVDVVFFDGHGISHPRSMGIASHMGLWIEQPTIGIAKKILFGNYVEPENKKFSFTYITYKNQKIGIVLRSRENVKPIFISPGNLITLDESLELTKQFITKYKLPEPTRLAHKYSQLLKKQFNEELQ; this is translated from the coding sequence ATGGAATATAAAAAACTTCATTCTTGGAAATTAATACCTGAAAAAGCTATAGAACTCCAAAAATTGTTAAGTAAAAAATTAACATTTAAACCACTCAGCAAAGAAATAAATTTGGTTGCAGGTGTAGATCTTTCATTTGTAAAAGATTATGGTCTTGCAGTGATTGTAATTTTAGATAAGAATATGGAATTAATAAAAGTTTATCATCACATTGAAAAGATAACGTTTCCTTACATTCCAGGATTGTTAGCATTTAGAGAAGGCCCCATATTTTTAAAGGCATGGAAAAAGGTTAACCACAATGTAGATGTAGTGTTTTTTGATGGACATGGAATATCACATCCTAGAAGCATGGGAATTGCTTCTCACATGGGGCTTTGGATAGAACAACCCACAATAGGCATCGCCAAAAAAATTCTCTTTGGAAATTACGTAGAACCGGAAAATAAAAAATTTTCGTTTACATATATCACTTATAAAAACCAAAAAATTGGTATTGTATTAAGAAGTAGAGAAAATGTAAAACCTATTTTTATCTCTCCTGGAAATCTTATAACCTTAGATGAATCACTAGAATTAACAAAACAATTCATTACAAAGTACAAATTGCCTGAACCAACAAGACTAGCCCATAAATACTCTCAGCTCTTAAAGAAACAATTCAATGAAGAATTACAATAA
- a CDS encoding DUF72 domain-containing protein — MKTASFIYIRLHSPSKLYASKYSFEKLLEFSNKIKKFNTTTYVYFNNDYFCHVIKNAEILKKLLEVDL, encoded by the coding sequence ATTAAAACCGCTTCGTTTATTTATATTAGACTCCATAGTCCATCAAAGCTATACGCTTCTAAATATTCGTTCGAAAAATTACTGGAATTTTCCAATAAAATTAAAAAATTTAACACTACCACTTATGTTTATTTCAATAACGACTATTTTTGCCATGTCATTAAAAACGCAGAAATCTTAAAAAAATTACTGGAGGTGGATTTATGA